The nucleotide sequence CCACGTCTCGAGGGTCGCCACGTCGGCCGCGGCCTGCTTGACGCCGCGCTCCGTGAGGGGCCGGGAGGCGTCGGAGCCGTCCCAGCGGTCGCGGGGCGCCGCCTTGCCGTGGCGCAGCGCGATCAGCGCGAAGGTTGAGGTGATGCCCTGGTGGACGAGCGCGTCGAACGCGTCCAGGATCTCGACATCCCGCTCGTAGGTGAGGTAGCCGCGCGCCTTCTTGATCGTGACCCACTCGATCGCGGCGATCTCGCTGTTCGGCACGAAGGTGGAGCGCAGGATGGCCTTCTCGCCGACCTCCGCCGCCCAGTAGTGCACGATCTTCTCGCGGCCGCTGCTGAGGGGATAGGTCGAGACGCCGAGCGGGACTCCGAGGCCGATCTTCAGCCCGGTCTCCTCCTCGATCTCGCGCACGGCCGTCTGCGGCAGCGTCTCGCCGGGGTCGACTTTGCCCTTGGGGATCGTCACGTCGCCGTACTTGGTGCGGTGCACGACGAGCACGACGATCCGATCGTCCACGACGCGCCAGCAGAGGGCGCCCGCGGCGTAGATGGCCGGGCTCACCGCCTCGTTCCCGTACGGGTGCTGCGTGGGCGGTGACTGTACTGCTGGATGAGCTTGTTCTGCAGGTCGACCAGCGGCTTGCCGTTCTCGTCGAGGTGGTGCCGCGTCCACACGCCGTCCTGGTCGAGCTTCCACGTGGCGGTGCGCTCGTCGAACGCGAGGTCGAAGAGGTCGCTCAGCTCGCGCAGGTGCTCTGGCTCGGTGAGGCGGACGAGCGCCTCGACCCGGCGGTCGAGGTTGCGGTGCATCATGTCGGCGCTGCCGATGTACACCTGGGGGTCGCCGCCGTTGACGAACGAGAAGACGCGGGAGTGCTCGAGGTACCGGCCGAGGACGGAGCGGACGCGGATGTTCTCCGACAGGCCTTCGCGGCCCGGTACGACTCCGCAGATGCCGCGCACCCACAGGTCGACCGGAACGCCGGCCTGGCTCGCCCGGTAGAGCGCATCGATGATGGCCTCGTCGACGATCGAGTTGAGCTTGATCCGGATGCCGGACGGCCGGCCGGCCTCGGCGTTGGCCCGCTCGGTGTCGATCCGCTTGAGGAGGCCCTTCCGCAGGTGCAGCGGGGCGACGAGCAGCCGCTTGAACTTCTTCTCGATCGCGTAGCCGGAGAGCTCGTTGAACAGGCGGGTCAGGTCTTTGCCGACCTGGTCGTCGTCGGTGAAGAGCCCGAGGTCTTCGTAGATGCGGGAGGTCTTGGGGTTGTAGTTGCCCGTGCCGATGTGGCTGTAGCTCTTGAGCACGCCCTTCTCCTCGCGGATGACGAGGGCGAGCTTGCAGTGCGTCTTGAGACCCACCAGGCCGTAGACGACGTGGACGCCGGCCTTCTCGAGCTTCCGCGCCCAGGAGATGTTGTTCTGCTCGTCGAAGCGGGCCTTGATCTCGACCAGGGCGAGCACCTGCTTGCCGGCCTCCGCCGCGTCGATCAGCGCCTCGACGATCGGGCTGTCGCCCGAGGTGCGGTACAGCGTCTGCTTGATGGCGAGCACGTGCGGGTCGGCCGCCGCCTGCTCCAGGAAGGCCTGGACGCTGGTCGCGAACGACTCGTACGGGTGGTGGACGAGCACATCCTGCCGGGCGATCGCCGCGAAGATGTCGGGCTTGGCGTTCGGCTCGCTCGGCATCAGCTGCGCCGGCGTGGTCGGCACGTGGTTCGGGTAGTGGAGGTCGGGGCGGTCGATCTTGGCGAGGTCGAAGAGGCCGCCGAGGTCGAGCGGAGCCGGGAGGCGGTACACCTCCTGCTCGGTCACATCGAGCTCGCGCACGAGCAGCCCGAGGGTGACCGGGTCGACGTCGTCGGTGACCTCCAGGCGGATCGGCGGACCGAAGCGTCGCCGCAGCAGCTCGCGCTCGAGCGCCTGGATGAGGTTCTCGGTCTCGTCCTCGTCGATCTCGACGTCTTCGTTGCGGGTGACGCGGAAGACGTGGTGGTCGAGGATCTCCATGCCGGGGAAGAGGTCGCCGAGGTGGTTGGCGATGAGCTCCTCGAGGGTGATGAAGCGCACCTGGCCCACGGTCTCGCGCTGGTCGATGCGGACGAACCGCGGCAGCATCTGCGGCACCTTGAGGCGGGCGAACTGCTCCTTGCCCGTGCGCGAGTTGCGGACGCGCACGGCGAGGTTGAGCGAGAGCCCCGAGATGTAGGGGAAGGGGTGCGCCGGGTCGACGGCGAGCGGCATCAGCACCGGGAAGATCTGCTGCGAGAAGATCTCGCGCAGCTGCACCTTGTCGGCGTCGTCGAGCTGGTCGTACGTCACGACCGTGATGCCCGCATCGCGCAGGGCGGGGAGGACCAGGTCGTGGTACGCCCGTGCGTGGCGCAGCTGCAGCTCGTGCGCCTTCTCGGAGATGTCGGCGAGCACGTCCTGCGGGGCGCGCCCGACATTCGTGGGCACCGCGAGTCCTGTGGCGATGCGGCGCTTCAGGCCGGCGACGCGGACCATGAAGAACTCGTCCAGGTTGCTTGCGAAGATGGCGAGGAAGTTCGCGCGCTCGAGCACGGGGAGCAGCGGGTCCTCCGCCAGCTCCAGCACACGCTGGTTGAACGCGAGCCAGCTCAGCTCGCGGTCGAGGTAGCGGTCGTCCGGCAGGGTCGGGTCGGGCTCGTAGATGAAGGGAGCGAAGTCGTCGTCGAAGTCGCTGCCCAGGCTGCCGCCCAGCCCCGTGTCGAGAAGGCCGTTCTCCAGAGTCGTGCGCTCGTCCATCCCCCCATCATGGCACCGGGAGCGGGCCGTGGTGACGGCGCTGCGTAAACGGTGGATAAACGCTGCCTGTGGAGGGAATCCGCGTTGATGAGCTACGCCGTGCGGTCCCTGCGGTACTGGATGTCGACCGTGTGGTCGACGAACCCCGCAGAGCGGTACAGCGCGAGCGCCGACTCGTTGTCGTCCTCCACGTAGAGGTCGGCCGTGCTGACACCGCGATCGGCCAGCCGCGCGAATCCAGCGCGCAGGAGGCTCCGGCCGAGCCCCTGCCCGGCGAGTTCCGGGTCGACGCCCAGCACGTAGATCTCGCCGGCGTCGTCCTCCACCTTCAGCCAGTCGTAGCCGACCATCCGGCCGTCGCCGTCGCGCAGCACGAGCAGGTCGTCCGCGTCGAACCACGGCTCGTCCATCCGGTCGCGGAGATCGTCGGCGGTGAGCGAG is from Leifsonia sp. 466MF and encodes:
- a CDS encoding NUDIX hydrolase; translated protein: MSPAIYAAGALCWRVVDDRIVVLVVHRTKYGDVTIPKGKVDPGETLPQTAVREIEEETGLKIGLGVPLGVSTYPLSSGREKIVHYWAAEVGEKAILRSTFVPNSEIAAIEWVTIKKARGYLTYERDVEILDAFDALVHQGITSTFALIALRHGKAAPRDRWDGSDASRPLTERGVKQAAADVATLETWRPKRIVTSDAVRCVTTVAPLAAATGIKPHRDHDISQDAYEEGRGDVRGVVGKRVRSRKTAVLCSHGPVLPEIMREIALATGTMPGAYLDDAADLDTGGFSVVHLSATNPASGIVSIETYAPVEG
- a CDS encoding RNA degradosome polyphosphate kinase — encoded protein: MDERTTLENGLLDTGLGGSLGSDFDDDFAPFIYEPDPTLPDDRYLDRELSWLAFNQRVLELAEDPLLPVLERANFLAIFASNLDEFFMVRVAGLKRRIATGLAVPTNVGRAPQDVLADISEKAHELQLRHARAYHDLVLPALRDAGITVVTYDQLDDADKVQLREIFSQQIFPVLMPLAVDPAHPFPYISGLSLNLAVRVRNSRTGKEQFARLKVPQMLPRFVRIDQRETVGQVRFITLEELIANHLGDLFPGMEILDHHVFRVTRNEDVEIDEDETENLIQALERELLRRRFGPPIRLEVTDDVDPVTLGLLVRELDVTEQEVYRLPAPLDLGGLFDLAKIDRPDLHYPNHVPTTPAQLMPSEPNAKPDIFAAIARQDVLVHHPYESFATSVQAFLEQAAADPHVLAIKQTLYRTSGDSPIVEALIDAAEAGKQVLALVEIKARFDEQNNISWARKLEKAGVHVVYGLVGLKTHCKLALVIREEKGVLKSYSHIGTGNYNPKTSRIYEDLGLFTDDDQVGKDLTRLFNELSGYAIEKKFKRLLVAPLHLRKGLLKRIDTERANAEAGRPSGIRIKLNSIVDEAIIDALYRASQAGVPVDLWVRGICGVVPGREGLSENIRVRSVLGRYLEHSRVFSFVNGGDPQVYIGSADMMHRNLDRRVEALVRLTEPEHLRELSDLFDLAFDERTATWKLDQDGVWTRHHLDENGKPLVDLQNKLIQQYSHRPRSTRTGTRR